One Nostoc punctiforme PCC 73102 DNA window includes the following coding sequences:
- a CDS encoding CTB family bacteriocin, with protein sequence MSDNIKPVELSAEELDNVAGGAFSFVDADNDNRLDQQISETVLGPHGGIGSSTAQQTTTSHQSLHEIKATGFFPTTIES encoded by the coding sequence ATGTCTGACAACATTAAGCCCGTAGAATTATCTGCTGAAGAATTGGACAACGTTGCTGGTGGTGCTTTTAGCTTTGTCGATGCTGACAACGACAACAGATTAGATCAACAAATTAGTGAAACCGTGCTTGGTCCTCATGGCGGGATTGGCTCTTCCACCGCTCAACAAACTACTACATCTCATCAAAGTTTGCACGAAATCAAAGCAACTGGCTTCTTTCCTACCACTATTGAAAGTTAG
- a CDS encoding CTB family bacteriocin, with protein sequence MSDNIKPVELSAEELDNVAGGAFSFVDADNDNRLDQQISETVLGPHGGIGSSTAQQTTTSHQSLHEIKATGFFPTTIES encoded by the coding sequence ATGTCTGACAACATTAAGCCCGTAGAATTATCTGCTGAAGAATTGGACAACGTTGCTGGTGGTGCTTTTAGCTTTGTTGATGCTGACAACGACAACAGATTAGATCAACAAATTAGTGAAACCGTGCTTGGTCCTCATGGCGGGATTGGCTCTTCCACCGCTCAACAAACTACTACATCTCATCAAAGTTTGCACGAAATCAAAGCAACTGGCTTCTTTCCTACCACTATTGAAAGTTAG
- a CDS encoding CTB family bacteriocin: MSDNIKPVELSAEELDNVAGGAFSFVDADNDNRLDQQISETVLGPHGGIGSSTAQQTTTSHQSLYEVKATGFFPTTIEK, translated from the coding sequence ATGTCTGACAACATTAAGCCCGTAGAATTATCTGCTGAAGAATTGGACAACGTTGCTGGTGGTGCTTTTAGCTTTGTTGATGCTGACAACGACAACAGATTAGATCAACAAATTAGTGAAACCGTGCTTGGTCCTCATGGCGGGATTGGCTCTTCCACCGCTCAACAAACTACTACATCTCATCAAAGTTTGTACGAAGTCAAAGCAACTGGCTTCTTTCCTACCACTATTGAAAAGTAG
- a CDS encoding CTB family bacteriocin: MSDNIKPVELSAEELDNVAGGAFSFVDADNDNRLDQQISETVLGPHGGIGSSTAQQTTTSHQSLYEVKATGFFPTTIEK, translated from the coding sequence ATGTCTGACAACATTAAGCCCGTAGAATTATCTGCTGAAGAATTGGACAACGTTGCTGGTGGTGCTTTTAGCTTTGTCGATGCTGACAACGACAACAGATTAGATCAACAAATTAGTGAAACCGTGCTTGGTCCTCATGGCGGGATTGGCTCTTCCACCGCTCAACAAACTACTACATCTCATCAAAGTTTGTACGAAGTCAAAGCAACTGGCTTCTTTCCTACCACTATTGAAAAGTAG
- a CDS encoding CTB family bacteriocin — translation MSDNIQPIELSAEELDNVAGGAFSFVDADNDNKLDQQISETVIGPHGGIGSSTAQQTATSHQSLYEVKATGFFPTTIEK, via the coding sequence ATGTCTGACAACATTCAACCCATAGAATTATCTGCTGAAGAATTGGACAACGTTGCTGGTGGTGCTTTTAGCTTTGTCGATGCTGACAACGACAACAAATTAGATCAACAAATTAGTGAAACCGTTATCGGTCCTCATGGCGGGATTGGCTCTTCCACCGCTCAACAAACTGCTACATCTCATCAAAGTTTGTACGAAGTCAAAGCAACTGGCTTCTTTCCTACCACTATTGAAAAGTAG
- a CDS encoding CTB family bacteriocin: MSDNIKPVELSAEELDNVAGGAFSFVDAHNFNFSDKQTSAVIIGADGGIASFNSQETTISQQDLREIKFTGEEFPSGIPSNFLGS, from the coding sequence ATGTCTGACAACATTAAGCCCGTAGAACTATCTGCTGAGGAATTGGACAACGTTGCTGGTGGTGCTTTTAGCTTTGTTGATGCTCACAACTTCAACTTTTCGGATAAGCAAACTAGTGCAGTGATTATCGGTGCTGATGGCGGCATTGCATCCTTCAACAGTCAGGAAACTACTATATCTCAACAAGATTTGCGCGAAATCAAATTCACTGGAGAAGAATTTCCTAGCGGAATTCCTAGTAATTTTCTAGGCTCATAA